CAGTCAGGTTATCCCAGATTTGCGTTTCCTTCAGGTGGCGCACTAGCGTAGGATGGTCGCGGGTGGCAACAACCAGCACGGCATCGTCGGGCACCAGCGCCCAAGGATCCACAGGAGTACTGGCCACCGAGCGGCGGTAATACAGGTAAGAGCCGAGGGCCGAAACCAGCAGCAGTCCTACCAAAAACACCAGAAGCTTCTGCGACATTAGGTGGCCGGGGTGCGTGACAAGGGGGGCAAAGGTAACTATTCGATTAAGCGCCCCGGAAGGTTGTACGCAGATGGGCTATACATGACGAAGAACTGCATTACTCAATGAAATCCACCTGCTTGGGTGGGAACAGCTTGTGCACAAGGTTTTCGAGGCGGCGCTGCGTATTACGCACCTTCTTTTTGATTGGCAGCTTCTGATAGTCAAAGGCGCTCAACGCCGCCAATTCAGACGCTACCGTGCGTTTTTTAAGGTGAGATTCCAGAAAAAAAGCGCTGATACTCGCGTTCCAATCGTCTTTGGTGCTCCAGTAGTGCCCAATGTATGTTCGCGCTGCCTGGAGGGAATACGTTTCGGCTAAAGCCACTGACAGAGCAAACTGCTCAATCAGGCGGGGCGTGACTTGTTGCTCGCATAGGTCGTCACAAATGCGAAGCGCTAACTCAATAGCTTCCAGATTCCTGGAAGCCGGAATACCAACTACGCCAGCATTCCACATAAGGCGTTGTTCGTGCATAGTCACGCCACCAAAGCTTCGGTCTTTCACCTGCTGCCACATGCGGCGCTCAGTTTTACTGCGCAAGGTGGCTAAGGCGCCCTCTGCTTCGTGCATAAAGGCTATGCCAGCCGCTAATTCCTGGCTCATTTGAGCTAGCGAACCGTGTAAGAAGGTGTCGGTATCGAGGTAGAGCAGCGGTGCTTCGGGGTACTGACGAACGGCGTACTCCAGGGCCTTAATTTTGGCTCGCCAGAAGAACTCATGCTTCCCTTGCCATTCCTGTAAAGTATTCGCGCTGAGTGTATGTACAGTTATTTCCTGGGCCAGATGCTGATAGAAATCAGGGGCATCAGTAACGACGGTAATGCCAGCTAAGCCGCTGTTCTTTTGCCGCAAAAAGGATAAGATAGAGAAGTGAGCCTGAAAGTGATTTTGCAGGTTATTACCAAACACCAAATAAAGAAGTCGCATGGCGTAATGTAGGATTTCTGGCACAATTCAACTCAGAATCGGCTTTTCTTTGATTTAAGATGTTTTTGCGCTACAAAGCTGAAGGTTTAGCATCCTCATTTATACCTTTTCGGCTATAATTTACCCCCCAGCTCTATCCTATCGAACTGGACAGGACTTTTCTTTTCTATCTTCCGCCCCTGAATCTACTTCTACCCTCTCTCATGCCTGAAAAACAAGGTCAGTTTCAACGCGCCATTACGCTCTTCGATGCCATCATGATTGTGACTGGCAGCATGATTGGTTCTGGTATTTTCATTGTTTCCGCGGATATCTCGCGGAAAGTGGGTTCACCAGGCTGGCTGTTGGTCGTATGGCTGGTTACGGGCTTTATTACGCTGGCCGGGGCAGTAAGCTATGGCGAACTGGCCTCGATGTTTCCGAAGGTGGGCGGGCAATATGTATATCTGCGCGAGGCATATAACAAGCTCGTGGCCTTTCTATATGGCTGGTCGCTGTTTCTGGTTATCCAGACTGGAGTAATTGCGGCGGTGGCAGTAGCCTTTGCGCGATTTGTGGGCGTGCTTATGCCGTGGTTTAGCGAGGATCATATTTTGTTCTCCGTTTTGGGCTTCCGGTTTAACACTGTTATGCTGCTGGCCGTGATTATGCTGGTGGGCCTGACGTGGGTAAATGCCCAGGGAGTGCGCGGTGGTAAGCTCATCTCGAACATATTTGGTACTACCAAACTGGTAGCGCTGGCCCTACTGATCATGTTTGGCTTGGCGCTGGGTATCAATCAGGAAGCCCTCGATGTCAACTTTAGCGATATGTGGCAGGCGGCTAGCTTCTCCCCTACGGGCGAGGCAGTGCCTTTGAGCATCTGGGGACTAGTTGGAGCCATTGGTTTAGCCATGACTGGCTCTCTATTCAGCTCCGACGCTTGGAATAATATCGGCTTTTCCGGCGACGAAATTGTGCGGCCCGAGCGCACGATTGTGCTCAGCATGGCTATTGGCACGGCCATCGTTACGGGCTTGTATCTGCTTATTAATCTGGTGTATCTGCTAGTGCTCCCCTTGCAAGGCAGCCCCGACGCTACCGATATTCTGGGGCGCGGCATCATGTACACGAAAGGCGATTTGGTAGCTACTGCTGTTGCCGAAAGCATTCTGGGCCGGGCCGGAGCCTACGTCATGGCCGTGCTGATCATGATTAGCACGTTTGGAGCCAACAACAGCATCATCTTGAGTGGGGCGCGCGCTTATTATGCCATGGCCAAAGACGGCTTGTTTTTCCCCCGAATGGCGCGGCTCAACAAGGCCGGCGTGCCCGGTGTAGCGCTGTGGGCTCAATGCCTATGGGCTTGCGGGTTGTGCCTGACGGGCTCTTACGGGCAACTGCTTAACTACGTGATGTTTTCGGTGATTCTGTTTTATGTTATCACCATCATTGGCATCTTCATCCTGCGCCGCACGCGCCCCGATGCGCCCCGGCCCTACAAGGCACTGGGCTATCCAGTTATTCCGTTGCTCTACATTATTCTGGCCTCAGCCTTTTGCGTTATCCTCCTCGTATCGCCCGCCACGGCCCGCGACTCCGGCTTGGGGCTGCTGCTAGTAGCCGTGGGAGTACCAGTGTACTTCTTCTTTGGCAAGCGCTTCGCTGCTCGTCCTGAGTCCAAAGTGAAAGTTTAAGGGGTACTGCCCACAAAAAAGCCCCCCAGCTATGTGGCTGGGGGCTTTTTTGTGGGCAATACAGATAGCTTATTTGTCTTTGCGCTGCTCAATAGTCTCGGTGCTGGGATGCAGACTCATGGTTAGGGGGCACTGCTGCTCACAACTACGTCGCGGTCTTGGTAACCGCCATAGCCATAACGCAACGTCTTCTTACCGGCGGCTGGCACTTCCAAAGAGAAAATGCCTTGTTCATCGGTGGTAACGGCTACTGCGCTTCCCTGCAAATAAACCGTGGCACCAGCTAAAGGCTGGCCTTCTTCGTTGCGAATTCGGCCCGTAAGTACCACTGTAGCGGCAGTACCGCTAACCGAAGCGACTTCATTGACTGCGGGAGCAATTACTTTCCCTTTTTTATCCTTAGCTGTAGGATCATTTGCGTGAGCGAAATTGGAAATAAGGCAACTGCCGACGATTAGCAGAGCCAGCATTGGCCGATTAAGGGCCTTGAGAGTAATAAGTAACATCATAGCGGCAATAGGTAGTGAGGAGGGGCGACTGAAAACTTAGACCGATTTACTTGTCTTCCTAAGTTTCATAGTGTAAATATATACGAATCGTCACATATCAAACAATGTTTTTATAAATATTTAGCCATAAGAAATAACACAATCATGATTAAGGGGCTTTTAACGTCGTTAAAGCACTTTTTCAAGAAATATTTTTTTATGTGGCAGCATCAAATATCTATCATTCACTATGCACATGTCTTTCTACTACACTAATTATTATAAAACGAATTAGGCTGAATAGCTCGACACAGCTAGAGTATCACTGGCACAACGTAGCTGATAAAATAGGCCGGTCAGTATCAGCACGGAAAAGAATACGGATGTGTTCCACACAAAAAAACCCACGCTGAGAGCATGGGTTTTCGGGATACTATAGCGGCTAGTTATTGAGAGACAGTGCCATCCTGAGACGGCTCACCAGAAGTGCTGGCCTTCTTTTCACCAAAGGCTTGGTCTCCGGAACGTACTTTGTGATCAAGCTCATAGGTTCCTTCGGCCTCAAAACCAGGACCTTGGGCCTGCTCGCCGGCATTCTTATGGTCGTTGCCGCCTTGTGGGTTGGTTTCGTCGCCGCCGATGTGCAGATTGTCGAGTTGGTCTTTCTGGTCGCTGCGTTGGGTATAGCCGTTTGCGCCCGTGTTGCGCTGGGCCGACGGGTCGTTGGATTCCTTGCCGTTGCTTTCCGTTTGCTGCACCTTCTTGTGGGCCTCAAACTCCTCGTTTTTTGAAACGCCTTTGCCTTCGGTAATGTCGCCGTTCTCGTTGTTATCGTCGTCGCCGAAAAGTTTATCTAAGATCATTGTCGTAAGTTTTCTGGGTGGAATAGCTGATTTCCTTATGCTTACGGCTGATAGCAAGCCACAGTTATGGCTACGGCAGAGGCTGCGGCACTTCCTGCGGCGTCACAAGGCATTCAGGGACCAATCGTAGGAATAGTAGTCTACAGTATAGGAGGTCGGAATGGGCTGACCGGGGCGGTACTGATTCAGGTAAGCAATGAGGGCCTGACCGGGCGCTTTAAAATCGTCGGCGTACCATTTGAATATTTCCGAAACCAGCACTTTCTTACCCCCGTAGTAACCCGAATAAAGCTTGGGTCAGTGAGCACCCGCTTCGTCTGGGCGGTGAGTTGTGCATCGAGCGTGGCGGCGGAGTAGGCTTCGCGGCTAAGTCGAGGGCACCCTTTAGCTGCGCACACTAAGGCAAAATGAATACGCGCGTCGCTGTAGGGTTTCCGCAGCTTATTTGTTTCTAACTCGTTCAGCGTCATTTTTTCACCCGCTATGGTAAAAGCCAGCTTGTCAAAAAAGCCCGGCACCTTCATCACCGACGTTAGGGGCAAGCGCTCCACTACCGCCCCGATCACGACAAGGTTGTACGCATTGAGATAGAATGCTTTACGCTCGGCGGCCGACATATTTTTGGTATCGAGACTCCGCACAGTTTGCAGCAGAGTGTTCAGCTCAGCAGGTTGTTTCTTGATGACGGCGTAGTTTACATTGCCATCAGCATTTACATTCTTCTGCAAGAAGGCCGACGTGGCGGCGGAGAAAGAAGGCGCTAGTGGAGCGGCCAAAATGCCCCCCAGTGGTAGCCAGAGGATAAGTAGTAAAGTTAAAAGCCGCAATGGTCGAGCAGGCAAAAATCCGGAGGGAGACATAAATGAGTACGTTTAGGGGAAATACGGCCAACTGATCCGCTGTGGAGTGGCAAACCTGACACCACCAACCAATGTTGTGCTCTGCATGTTGCGCACAATGCTTGTCGGGAGGCTTTTTTAGATGTGTTAATCGCCAAAAGGTGGTTATACAGGGCTAAGAATTTAGGTCGTAATTGCTAGTACAGTGGCTGTCATGCCGGAATCTAGTGGCCACTTATCGAAGCAAGACGTTTCAGTAATTAACTAGTTATCCATTCCAAAAACTCATCCATGCACCTGGTTATTATCGGCAATGGCATTACGGGCGTGACGGCGGCCCAGACCGTGCGACGCCTTCAGCCAGCGGCGCGCATCACGCTCGTGTCGGATGAGAGTGAGCATCACTACTCCCGCACGGCGCTGATGTACGTGTATATGGGCCACTTGCGGTATCAAGATATTAAGCCGTATGAAGACTGGTTTTGGAAGGAAAACCGGCTGGAGTTGTCGCACGCCACCGCCACCGCCCTTGATGCTGACCAACGCCAAGTTCAGCTAAGCAACGGCCAGAGCCTTACATATGATAAGCTGTTGCTGGCTACGGGCTCGGTGTCGCGGCGCGCTGGCTGGCCCGGCCAGAACCTGCTGGGGGTGCAAGGGCTCTACGGCCTCCCCGATTTGGCCCAGATGGAACGCGATACGCACGGTATCAGCCGGGGTGTGGTGGTGGGTGGTGGCCTGATTGGCGTGGAGCTGGCCGAGATGCTACACACCCGCCGTATAGCCGCCACCGTACTCGTGCGCGACCAGCACTACTGGGGATCGGTTTTGCCCCCGAAGAAGCCGAGCTGGTTGATCAGCAGTTTCGTCAGCACGACGTGGACGTGCGCTACCGCACAGAACTGCGCGAAATCCTAGGCGATGCGAGTGGCCGCGTGCGCGCCATTGTGACCAGTCAGGGCGAGGAAATAACGTGTCAATGGGTGGGCTTAGGCATCGGGGTTGCGCCAAATCTGAGCTTAGCCCAACGCTCAGCCGTGGAAACCGACCGCGGCATTTTAGTAGATGAGCTGCTACAAACTAATCTGCCCGACGTGTATGCGGCCGGCGACTGTGCCCAGCACCGCCAGCGCGGCACGGGCGAGGTGCCCATTGAACAGCTTTGGTACACCGGCCGCATGCAGGGCGAAACGGTAGCCCACACTATTTGTGGCCGGCCTACCCCCTACCGGCGTGGCGTATGGTTCAACTCCGCCAAATTCTTTAACCTCGAATATCAGACCTATGGCCAAGTACCAGCCCGCCTTCCCGACGGTATAGAGAGCTTCTACTGGCAACACCCCACCGCCAACTGCGCGCTACGGATCAATTTTGCCCCCCAGGCGAATGATGCCGTACTTGGGTTTAACGCGATGGGCCTGCGTCTGCGGCAAGCCGTATGCGAAAACTGGATTAAGACCAAAACACCGATCCAGACGGTTATTGGGCAGCTAAAAACCGCCAACTTTGACCCCGAGTTTTACCGTCGCCATGAGCCAGCTATTCAGCGACAGTTTGCTGAAATGATGCCCGTAAAACGATGATAACTGAATTAAAAGAGCGCCTATACTAGTTACCGTTCTTACCAACTTCGCCTGAGTATCAGGTATCTAACATTTAACTGTTCGCCGTGGATCTTTCCAAACTTTACCGCCCCAGCTCGCTCAACAGCTACCAGTTCATCGCCATCACCGGCCTGATTATGAGCATTGGTGCGCACCTGATTCTGCACTTTTTTGCCCCCCAGCACCGACCAGACGGCTTCAATTGGCTATACGTGTGCTGGACAGGACTTTATATCGTCGGCTCGCTGATAAACCTTTTCGGCAAGCCCGATGAGGGCCACCATCACCACCACCATTGAGGTAGCAGATTCCGCCAGTGGGCGAGGTCAGGCTGCGTTTCGCGCAGAGCGCTATTTCATCAGTAACAATAAAAATTACGTTCCTCTGCCCCTATGGAAGTCACTTCCAATCAGTCCTTTGCGCTTGCGCAAGCGCCCGTACCCGTCACTGATGCAACGGAAAAAGCTACACTGGTGGCTGTGGCACTGGGGCTACTAGCGCTGCTTGGGGCTGCCTTCGATGCAGATGCGGCGCGGGCACGGCTAAGCATGTACGCGGCGCTGGCCCTCGTTAGCGGCGGTACGCTTGCTTGGGCTTGGCACAAGTTTGGGCGAGGTGAGGCGGGCGTAAAGCAAAATAATCTATGGCTGCGGGCTAGTACCAGTCGTGGGGCCATTGCCTGGGTTACGGGCCTGGTGCTCACGGGCTTCTATATGCTGATCTATTGGTTTCCGCAGTACCTCGAAAACCTGATCCGCACCCTCGACCCGTTTAGCCAAGCGTTGCGCAACCGCCCCGCCGACCAATGGTTTTTGTACGGCACCTTCTACACGCTGGCCGTGCTGGTGATGGGTGGCCGGGCGTTGTGGAAGTACCGCCATTCCCGCTACCAGCTTATTCGTACGGCATCGGTGATGTTTTTCCAGCTGGGTTTCGCCTTTTTGTTGCCGGGTGTGCTGTTATTTTTTCAACAGCCGGAGTTTTACTTCTCTTACTTCTGGCCATTGAAATACGATTACCTTTTTCCGGGCGGAGTAGCCGACTTAGTAAAGAATGGCGGTTTGGGCGTGTTTATGGTGTTCTGGGGGGCAATTATGTCGCTGGTTGCTACGCCCGTTCTCACCTACTTTTATGGCAAGCGCTGGTACTGTTCCTGGGTATGCGGCTGCGGTGGCCTGGCCGAAACTGCCGGCGACCCCTACCGCCACCTCTCCGACAAAAGCCGCGCTGCTTGGCGCTGGGAAGTACGCCTTGTTTATCCCATCCTTGCCCTCATCGTATTGATTACCATATTACTGTGGGTAAATCAGCTGTATGGCAGCTTTCTGGGTGAAATAGGCAATAGCCTAAATAAGTTCTATGGTTTCGCCATCGGGGCAGTGTTCTCCGGTGTGGTGGGCGTAGGCTTTTACCCTATCATGGGCAGCAGGGTGTGGTGCCGGTTTGGCTGTCCGATGGCGGCATATTTGGGCCTCCTGCAAAAGCACTTTTCCCGCTTCCGCATCACTACCAACGGCGGACAGTGCATTAGCTGCGGCAATTGCTCCAACGTCTGCGAAATGGGCATCGATGTAAAGCAGTACGCCCAGCGCGGCGAGCCCATCATCCGGGCCTCCTGCGTGGGCTGCGGCATGTGCTCCACGGCCTGCCCGCGCGGCGTACTCAACCTAGAAAATGCCCCCGCGAAGGTCGCTACCAAGCCTCTCAACTCATTCATGCTGATACGCTGCGGATATTAAGCTAGACTCTTTAACCCGATAACACGACAAAAGGCCTCCAGACTTTCAAGTCTGGAGGTCTTTTGCTCTGTAATTCATTTCGGCATTTAGGTGGTCATGCAGAGCGGCGCGCAGCAGACCGCTTAAAGAGCCGACTAACTATGGTTTGTTACTTCAAGAACGCCAGTAATGCCGCCTGAAACTCCTTCGGCGCTTCCAAGTGCGGAATGTGCCCAACCTTCTCCAGCGCCACCAATTTTGCCCCCCGAATCTGCTCGGTGGTGCGCTTGCCTAGCGCCGGATACTGCCCCATCGTAGCCAATACTTTCGGATCTTTCACCAAGCCCTTACCTACAACGGTGCGGTCTTGCTGGCCGATGATCAGCAGCGTGGGCACAGCTATACGGGTGAATTCATACGCCACCGGCTGCTGATAAATCATTTGATAAGTGAGGGCACTAGCTAGGGCGACCTTCGGGAAATCGGGGTGAGTGGTTTGTGCGGCCAGTGGGCGCACCCACTCGTCGTGGGCGGCGGGGTAACCGCCGGGGTAATAGGTTGCGTGGTACTTGCGGATGCTCGCCTCCGTCGTCTTCAGTTCCGTGGCCAATGACTCATCTACGGACTGAAACGGCACCCCGACGCGGTAATCCTCTAAGCCAATAGGGTTTTCAAGCACGAGCCGCTCCGTAGTTTCGGGGTAGAGCAGGGCAAAGCGCGTAGCCAGCATGCCGCCCATACTATGACCCACAATTATGGCTTTCCGAACACCCAGCGTATCGAGCAGGTGCTTGGTGTTGCGGGCTAATTGATGAAACGAGTACTGCAGCGCCGGCTTATCCGACTTGCCAAAGCCCACCTGATCAGGCGCGACTACCCGGAATCCTGCCTGAGTTAATGCTTTAATCGTTTCGCGCCAGTAAGCGGCAAAGAAGTTTTTGCCGTGAAGCAACACCACAGTGCGGCCATTGGCGCGGGCCGTAGGCGCTACGTCCATGTAAGCCATGCGCACCGCCTGCCCTTCCAGCTTCAGCGGTAGCGTCTTGACGGGATACGGATACTCGTAGCCGTCGAGGGTAGCGTTGAGGCTGGGGGGTGTTTGGGCCAATAGCTGAAGTGGCAGCAGAAGCAGCAAGAACGGAAGAAGCGTTTTCATGAAGTAGCAGCCAATGGTTTTGCAGGCCTCAAGAAGCCTGTTGCCTTTCCCGAAAACGTAATTCAATCGCTCTAGTGTCTTCGTCAGACCAGATAATTGATTTTACGTCATCAATTCTAAACACGGAAATTCCATCATTCTCGCCGTACTCGTTGAAGCACTCCACCAGCATTTCGTCCTCTGCCACATGCTTGACGACCACATAATAACCCGGTCCGTGATAGGAAATGAAGTACACTAAATGCTGTAGCTGCTGGGACTTATGCAACAACTCAGGAATGCTGATATATCCTTCATCATAGAGCGAAGGGGTCTTCAAGCGCCCGTAAATTTTATCAAGATTGTTCTCCTTTAACTCGACATTCCTGATGTAGCGGTCGTCGTAATCCACCTGAAAAACATCAGCGGTCCGAACGGTTCGTATGCCTTGCACGAGGCCATTCGTGTTGATGGTTCGTAAGGTTATGGTTTCGTCGTTGTGCACGATAATGTAGCCTAGCACAAAGCCGCTGGGCTCACTTGCATTAGTCCGGAGCGCAATAAGGCGCTTTTCTGCCTGAGCCTTTTCTATTAATTCAGAAATTAAAGTACCCATAAGTATACTTCTGACAATTATGAGTTTATATAAAATATTATTTCGTCGCTAGGCCCGCCAGTACTTCCTTGGCCTTAGCTACGTGGTCGGTGGCGCGTTGCATAGAATTGAAGATGTACTGAATCACGCCTTCTTTGTCGATCACAAACGTGACGCGACCGGGCAGAATGCCGAGCATTGCGCGAGGCACTTCATACAGCTTGCGCACTTTGCCACTTTCATCGGCCAGCAGCGGGAAAGGCAGGCGGTGCTTCTGCGTGAATTTCTGGTGGGAAGCCTCACTGTCGGAGCTGATGCCGATTACTTCGGCGCCGAGGTCCTGGAAGTCCTCATATTGGTCGCGAAAGGAGCAGGCTTGGGCCGTGCAGCCGGGGGTATCGTCTTTGGGATAGAAGTAAAGCACGATAGCGCGCTGCCCACGCTGCTCGGCGAGGCGAAAGGTGGCGCCGGTGGTAGTGGGCAAAGTAAAGTCGGGGGCTTGGTCGCCAATCTGGAGCATAGGGTTCGGATGTAAATGGGCTGGAAAGATAGCCCCAAAAAGATTCGGCATCTTTGTGCAACTCCCCGCTCGTGTATGCCAGATTTGCCCCCCACTCCCATCATCGACGTTATTATTCCCGCCTACAACGAGGTGCATTCCATTTCGCACGTCATCATGGAAATTCCGAAGGATCTGGTGCGGGAGATAATAGTGGTCGATAATAACTCCACCGATGATACCGGGCTGATAGCTCGTGCCTCGGGCGCTACGGTACTGCAGGAACGCCGTCCTGGCTATGGCTACGCGTGCCTGCGAGGCATGGCCCACTGCTATGGCCGCCCCCTGAGGAGCAGCCCGATATCATCGTGTTCCTTGATGGCGATTACTCCGATTATCCCAAGGATATGCCCTTAGTGCTGGCTCCAATTCTGCGCGGCGAGGCCGATATGGTGATTGGCTCGCGGGCCTTGGGCAAGCGCGAGAAAGGCTCGATGCTGCCCCAGCAGATATTCGGCAATTGGCTGGCTACTACGTTGCTGCACTCCTTTTACGGCGCCCGCTTCACCGACCTGGGGCCCTTTCGGGCTATCCGCGCTTCGGCATTGAAGCGCCTCAACATGCAGGATAAAACCTACGGCTGGACTGTAGAGATGCAGCTTAAAGCCGCCAAACTCAAGCTGCGTACCACCGAAGTACCGGTGCGCTACCGCCGCCGCATCGGCAAATCGAAGGTATCTGGGACGGTGGCCGGCACGCTGGGCGCGGGCTACAAGATTCTGTGGACCATTTTTAAGTATTTGTAAGCAAACGATACCCAACAAGGCTTTCCGGAACGGGTTACTGGGGAAGGCATACTTTCCACGGCCATTTTTGCAATGCTCTCTTTAAGGCCATTTTTACTGCATACATGAAAGAGCTGGAAATATTTCTTCTGGTTCTTTATGGTTTATGTCTCACGTTCATTCTGGGCTTTAGCCTAAGTCAGCTGCAGCTCACGCGGCTGGCCCGACGCGCCTACCGCCGCCCGGCATTGCCCGCACCTTCTCTGCCTGCTGACTGGCCTTCGGTAACCGTGCAGCTGCCTGTGTTCAACGAGGTAAATGTGATAGAGCGGGTGATAGATGCGGCGGCGGCGCTGGCTTACCCGCACGATAAGCTCCACATTCAGGTACTCGACGATTCCACCGACGAAACAGTTGCGCTGGCCGCCGCCCGCATAGCGTGGCATCGGGCACAAGGCATCCATATTGATCATGTTCTGAGATCTGATCGTGAGGGCTTTAAAGCTGGTGCATTAAAGCATGCCTTAATCTGCACCAACGCGGAGCTAGTCGCTATTTTTGATGCCGATTTCGTACCCGAACCCGACTTTCTGATGCGCACCGTCCCTTACTTTTCTGATGCAGCAGTTGGGGTAGTGCAAACGCGTTGGGCTCATCTCAATGAGGACTATTCGTTGCTAACGGAGCTGCAGGCGTTTGCCTTGAATGCGCACTTTTACGTGGAGCAAGTGGGGCGGCTAGCTGGGGGGCATTTTATCAACTTCAACGGTACGGGCGGCGTGTGGCGGCGGCGTTGCATCGAGGAATCGGGTGGGTGGCAGAGCGATACGCTCACGGAAGATCTGGACCTGAGCTACCGGGCGCAACTGCGCAATTGGCAATTCGTGTACTTGCCTCAGGTTGTGGCACCCGCTGAGCTACCGGCCGCAATGGATGCGCTGAAGT
The window above is part of the Hymenobacter radiodurans genome. Proteins encoded here:
- a CDS encoding peroxiredoxin; the encoded protein is MLQIGDQAPDFTLPTTTGATFRLAEQRGQRAIVLYFYPKDDTPGCTAQACSFRDQYEDFQDLGAEVIGISSDSEASHQKFTQKHRLPFPLLADESGKVRKLYEVPRAMLGILPGRVTFVIDKEGVIQYIFNSMQRATDHVAKAKEVLAGLATK
- a CDS encoding DUF547 domain-containing protein, with product MSPSGFLPARPLRLLTLLLILWLPLGGILAAPLAPSFSAATSAFLQKNVNADGNVNYAVIKKQPAELNTLLQTVRSLDTKNMSAAERKAFYLNAYNLVVIGAVVERLPLTSVMKVPGFFDKLAFTIAGEKMTLNELETNKLRKPYSDARIHFALVCAAKGCPRLSREAYSAATLDAQLTAQTKRVLTDPSFIRVTTGVRKCWFRKYSNGTPTILKRPVRPSLLT
- a CDS encoding 4Fe-4S binding protein is translated as MEVTSNQSFALAQAPVPVTDATEKATLVAVALGLLALLGAAFDADAARARLSMYAALALVSGGTLAWAWHKFGRGEAGVKQNNLWLRASTSRGAIAWVTGLVLTGFYMLIYWFPQYLENLIRTLDPFSQALRNRPADQWFLYGTFYTLAVLVMGGRALWKYRHSRYQLIRTASVMFFQLGFAFLLPGVLLFFQQPEFYFSYFWPLKYDYLFPGGVADLVKNGGLGVFMVFWGAIMSLVATPVLTYFYGKRWYCSWVCGCGGLAETAGDPYRHLSDKSRAAWRWEVRLVYPILALIVLITILLWVNQLYGSFLGEIGNSLNKFYGFAIGAVFSGVVGVGFYPIMGSRVWCRFGCPMAAYLGLLQKHFSRFRITTNGGQCISCGNCSNVCEMGIDVKQYAQRGEPIIRASCVGCGMCSTACPRGVLNLENAPAKVATKPLNSFMLIRCGY
- a CDS encoding APC family permease, which translates into the protein MPEKQGQFQRAITLFDAIMIVTGSMIGSGIFIVSADISRKVGSPGWLLVVWLVTGFITLAGAVSYGELASMFPKVGGQYVYLREAYNKLVAFLYGWSLFLVIQTGVIAAVAVAFARFVGVLMPWFSEDHILFSVLGFRFNTVMLLAVIMLVGLTWVNAQGVRGGKLISNIFGTTKLVALALLIMFGLALGINQEALDVNFSDMWQAASFSPTGEAVPLSIWGLVGAIGLAMTGSLFSSDAWNNIGFSGDEIVRPERTIVLSMAIGTAIVTGLYLLINLVYLLVLPLQGSPDATDILGRGIMYTKGDLVATAVAESILGRAGAYVMAVLIMISTFGANNSIILSGARAYYAMAKDGLFFPRMARLNKAGVPGVALWAQCLWACGLCLTGSYGQLLNYVMFSVILFYVITIIGIFILRRTRPDAPRPYKALGYPVIPLLYIILASAFCVILLVSPATARDSGLGLLLVAVGVPVYFFFGKRFAARPESKVKV
- a CDS encoding cellulose synthase family protein gives rise to the protein MKELEIFLLVLYGLCLTFILGFSLSQLQLTRLARRAYRRPALPAPSLPADWPSVTVQLPVFNEVNVIERVIDAAAALAYPHDKLHIQVLDDSTDETVALAAARIAWHRAQGIHIDHVLRSDREGFKAGALKHALICTNAELVAIFDADFVPEPDFLMRTVPYFSDAAVGVVQTRWAHLNEDYSLLTELQAFALNAHFYVEQVGRLAGGHFINFNGTGGVWRRRCIEESGGWQSDTLTEDLDLSYRAQLRNWQFVYLPQVVAPAELPAAMDALKSQQFRWTKGGAETARKHLGSVLRSGLPFSTKLQATFHLLNSTVFLAILILSVLSVPLVFVRQHSPELELIFELASVFLLTLLPLVFYYYSAWRYANPEARWGPFCLSFCCSWLYPWGWRCTTQGQCCWG
- a CDS encoding carboxypeptidase-like regulatory domain-containing protein, with the protein product MMLLITLKALNRPMLALLIVGSCLISNFAHANDPTAKDKKGKVIAPAVNEVASVSGTAATVVLTGRIRNEEGQPLAGATVYLQGSAVAVTTDEQGIFSLEVPAAGKKTLRYGYGGYQDRDVVVSSSAP
- a CDS encoding alpha/beta fold hydrolase; translated protein: MKTLLPFLLLLLPLQLLAQTPPSLNATLDGYEYPYPVKTLPLKLEGQAVRMAYMDVAPTARANGRTVVLLHGKNFFAAYWRETIKALTQAGFRVVAPDQVGFGKSDKPALQYSFHQLARNTKHLLDTLGVRKAIIVGHSMGGMLATRFALLYPETTERLVLENPIGLEDYRVGVPFQSVDESLATELKTTEASIRKYHATYYPGGYPAAHDEWVRPLAAQTTHPDFPKVALASALTYQMIYQQPVAYEFTRIAVPTLLIIGQQDRTVVGKGLVKDPKVLATMGQYPALGKRTTEQIRGAKLVALEKVGHIPHLEAPKEFQAALLAFLK